One segment of Nitrososphaerota archaeon DNA contains the following:
- a CDS encoding NAD(P)-dependent oxidoreductase: MARNNSSKFAGKKVLVTGGAGYVGSVLVPRLLTNGYQVRVLDNLMYQTNGLSLNFLNPKFEFVNGNVGDAKTVQDCLKGVDAVIHLAAIVGFPACKKDPELAKSVNFAASEMLAQITPNHIPIIFSSTCSIYGENNEGLCTEETPPQPISLYGETKAEAEKYFQQRENSVIFRFATAFGMSARPRLDLMINDFVYQAIWKKFLIVYERYYKRGFIHVSDMADLFVFALENHERMAGGVFNAGSPELNLTKEDVAKKILEKVPFYLHFAEVGTDEDKRNYILSYKKLDALGFRTKVNLDRGLDELISGLATIRIISPYSNA, translated from the coding sequence ATGGCAAGGAATAACTCCTCAAAATTTGCCGGAAAGAAGGTGCTGGTAACCGGTGGAGCTGGTTACGTCGGATCAGTTCTCGTACCAAGACTCTTGACAAATGGTTACCAAGTAAGAGTTCTGGATAACTTGATGTATCAGACTAATGGATTATCCCTAAACTTTCTTAACCCAAAGTTTGAGTTTGTTAATGGCAATGTGGGCGACGCTAAAACGGTGCAAGATTGCTTAAAGGGAGTCGATGCAGTTATACATCTTGCTGCAATAGTTGGTTTCCCAGCGTGCAAGAAAGATCCAGAACTTGCAAAGTCAGTTAATTTCGCAGCATCAGAAATGCTCGCGCAAATTACGCCTAATCACATTCCAATAATATTTAGCTCAACCTGTAGTATCTATGGAGAGAATAATGAAGGATTGTGCACTGAAGAGACACCACCACAACCTATCTCGCTGTATGGCGAGACAAAAGCCGAGGCGGAGAAATATTTCCAGCAACGTGAAAATAGTGTTATCTTTAGATTCGCAACCGCTTTTGGAATGTCAGCGCGTCCTAGACTAGATCTTATGATAAATGACTTTGTATATCAAGCGATATGGAAGAAGTTTCTGATAGTCTATGAAAGATATTACAAGCGAGGGTTTATTCATGTAAGTGATATGGCAGATTTATTCGTATTTGCGCTAGAGAACCACGAGCGGATGGCAGGAGGAGTGTTCAACGCAGGATCACCAGAATTAAACCTAACTAAGGAAGACGTAGCTAAGAAGATTCTAGAAAAGGTTCCGTTTTATCTGCACTTTGCAGAAGTAGGAACAGATGAAGATAAGCGTAATTATATACTATCTTACAAAAAACTTGACGCACTAGGCTTCAGAACAAAAGTGAATTTGGATCGCGGTTTAGACGAGTTAATCAGTGGCCTTGCAACTATTCGCATTATTTCTCCTTACTCCAATGCATAA
- a CDS encoding class I SAM-dependent methyltransferase: MTQTPAERFYEETHKQDQQEYVADNRYIFARKTFLQLGVTRLLDIGCANGEFMTLCVESGIKCSGVEISQLAVQRAKEHGLDVQQLDVDNSDLPFESESFEGVFCSEVIEHLFNPDHLLEESWRVLKSGGFLIVTTPNLSAWFNRIFLLFGYQPVNTAVSTKYAAGQVLTDWVAAGHIRVFTHRALIDLLSKHYSFEVVKVKGLGLNAERLGHGVVFANVVRIMNFLFSRPSFSSGLFVVARKVSAEGNRNG; the protein is encoded by the coding sequence ATGACCCAAACACCAGCCGAACGGTTCTACGAAGAAACGCACAAACAAGATCAACAAGAATATGTAGCAGACAACAGGTATATTTTCGCTCGCAAAACATTCTTACAGCTCGGGGTAACGCGTCTTCTTGACATCGGCTGTGCAAACGGTGAGTTCATGACGCTCTGCGTGGAATCCGGTATAAAATGTTCTGGAGTAGAAATATCCCAGTTAGCGGTTCAAAGAGCCAAGGAACACGGCCTAGATGTTCAGCAGCTTGACGTAGACAACAGCGATCTTCCTTTTGAATCTGAGTCCTTCGAGGGTGTTTTTTGTAGCGAAGTTATAGAGCATCTTTTCAACCCAGACCATTTACTGGAAGAAAGTTGGAGAGTCTTGAAGTCTGGAGGATTCCTTATCGTCACAACGCCGAACCTTTCCGCATGGTTCAACAGGATTTTTCTTCTGTTCGGCTACCAGCCTGTCAATACGGCTGTCAGCACCAAGTACGCTGCTGGTCAAGTATTAACTGACTGGGTAGCGGCTGGACATATCAGGGTATTCACTCACCGGGCCTTAATCGACTTGCTCTCAAAACATTACTCATTCGAAGTTGTGAAGGTCAAGGGATTAGGGTTAAATGCGGAAAGACTCGGGCATGGTGTTGTCTTTGCCAATGTGGTAAGAATCATGAACTTTCTCTTTTCAAGACCATCCTTTTCTTCGGGCTTGTTCGTCGTCGCAAGGAAAGTTTCGGCCGAAGGGAATCGCAATGGTTGA
- a CDS encoding NAD-dependent epimerase/dehydratase family protein: MGNFYNGKFVCVTGASGMNGSYVVKTLVEQGAKVRAVVHERPSNEYTKMADKIVKKNLMVLSEAHDAVRGVDIVIHTAGITGGVPLAVNDPGALVAPNAVINSQVIHACAKEKVERLGFTSSTVVYPPLERPVKEEEAWIGDPYPLYYGISWVKRFSEKICRYYGDTYGLKVAVVRPSGIYGRYDNFNENSGHVLPAFIQRALKMTNPFVVWGDGKDVRDFLHASDFANGILLATEKYAVNDPINIASGQAVTTGELAETVLKAAGSKAKVKYDPSKPTALKVRMIDISKAKKLLGYEPKTPLLEGIQDTINWYKDTYN, encoded by the coding sequence ATGGGCAACTTCTACAACGGGAAATTCGTATGTGTTACAGGCGCTTCTGGAATGAATGGGTCTTACGTCGTGAAAACTCTAGTAGAACAAGGCGCTAAGGTTAGAGCAGTAGTTCATGAAAGACCTTCAAATGAATACACAAAAATGGCTGACAAGATCGTGAAGAAGAATCTGATGGTATTATCCGAGGCTCATGATGCTGTGCGGGGTGTCGATATTGTTATTCATACTGCAGGTATAACAGGAGGTGTACCGTTAGCCGTTAACGATCCAGGAGCTTTAGTTGCTCCTAATGCTGTAATTAATAGTCAAGTGATACATGCCTGTGCAAAAGAAAAGGTGGAACGACTAGGTTTCACCAGTAGCACTGTAGTATATCCTCCACTAGAGCGACCAGTTAAAGAGGAGGAAGCTTGGATTGGAGATCCATATCCGCTGTACTACGGCATATCATGGGTAAAGAGGTTCAGCGAGAAAATATGTAGGTATTATGGTGATACTTACGGTCTAAAAGTTGCAGTTGTGCGACCGAGCGGCATATATGGCCGGTACGATAACTTCAACGAGAACAGTGGGCACGTCCTTCCAGCGTTTATCCAGCGGGCTTTAAAGATGACTAATCCATTTGTGGTTTGGGGTGATGGCAAGGATGTCAGAGATTTTCTGCATGCCAGTGATTTTGCAAACGGCATCTTATTGGCTACTGAAAAATATGCTGTCAATGACCCAATTAACATAGCTTCTGGACAAGCAGTTACGACAGGAGAGTTGGCCGAGACCGTACTAAAGGCAGCTGGAAGCAAAGCTAAGGTGAAATACGATCCTTCTAAGCCGACAGCCCTAAAGGTAAGGATGATAGATATTTCTAAGGCCAAAAAATTGTTAGGGTACGAGCCCAAAACGCCTTTGCTTGAAGGGATACAAGATACAATCAACTGGTATAAAGATACGTATAATTGA
- a CDS encoding NAD-dependent epimerase/dehydratase family protein, with the protein MVPLSNAKVLVTGGSGFLGNHVISKLIDLEAEVTALDNGPPNSMQVGAVLQKVNRVRADITEPSQLAGIKGNFDYIIHLAAVAQPMHCEKDPKKAFDINVNGTYNVLKLAVKCNAKKVAFASSAHVYGISPKYVPTNEEHPLYAHDTYTVTKVMGENLCRLFYTSHNLGYIALRLFNGYGPGQSSDYFISAKIIEAEKGLITLRGSRITKDFVYVDDMVDAIVRASTSSYVGPINVGSGKQTSLNEVASYISEKKGVDLKIVDDGITVNYMQSSVDRAKEILDWSCKVNLQEGLDRTIASFATHSH; encoded by the coding sequence ATGGTGCCACTAAGTAACGCGAAAGTACTAGTTACAGGTGGTTCTGGGTTCCTCGGTAACCACGTGATTTCTAAGCTAATAGATCTCGAAGCTGAGGTTACTGCGTTAGACAATGGGCCTCCTAATAGTATGCAAGTAGGTGCCGTATTACAAAAGGTAAATAGGGTAAGAGCTGATATAACCGAGCCTTCGCAACTTGCAGGCATTAAAGGAAACTTCGATTACATAATTCACCTCGCCGCGGTAGCACAACCGATGCATTGCGAGAAGGATCCTAAGAAAGCATTTGATATCAATGTGAATGGAACATATAATGTGTTAAAGCTAGCTGTAAAGTGTAACGCTAAGAAAGTAGCCTTCGCATCATCTGCTCACGTCTACGGCATAAGCCCTAAATATGTACCTACCAATGAAGAGCATCCCCTATATGCTCACGACACGTATACTGTCACAAAAGTTATGGGCGAAAACCTCTGCAGATTGTTCTACACTAGCCATAATTTGGGTTATATTGCATTAAGGTTGTTTAACGGCTACGGTCCCGGACAATCAAGTGATTACTTTATTTCCGCCAAGATTATCGAGGCTGAGAAGGGATTGATAACATTACGTGGAAGCCGCATTACCAAGGATTTTGTCTACGTTGATGATATGGTTGATGCCATTGTGCGGGCAAGTACATCAAGCTACGTAGGTCCAATAAATGTTGGTAGCGGTAAGCAAACCAGCTTAAATGAAGTGGCATCTTACATATCTGAGAAAAAAGGAGTAGACTTGAAGATAGTGGATGATGGAATCACTGTAAATTATATGCAAAGCTCAGTTGATCGGGCAAAAGAGATTCTAGACTGGTCGTGTAAAGTTAATCTCCAAGAAGGCTTGGATAGAACAATTGCTTCATTTGCCACGCACAGCCACTAA
- a CDS encoding NUDIX hydrolase, whose protein sequence is MYLEHLVHFPTITTDIVVIDSRSRFLLVKRNGNNTGWINCWATPGGRVLRNEMLTKAAHRILKRETGLNVAPRDFAFKGLQEIITPAQHAVTVVFKAQTVNSEVKLDDTSSDAKWFDSGEAPEHLKPFYRSILSMCDLQLRTD, encoded by the coding sequence ATGTATCTCGAACATCTGGTCCACTTCCCAACAATTACAACAGACATAGTAGTAATTGATTCTCGTTCGCGTTTCCTACTCGTGAAACGCAATGGCAATAACACAGGGTGGATAAATTGTTGGGCAACTCCTGGAGGTAGAGTGCTTAGAAATGAGATGCTAACTAAGGCAGCTCATCGGATATTGAAGCGAGAAACCGGCTTGAATGTGGCCCCACGCGACTTCGCATTCAAAGGCCTCCAAGAGATCATTACACCTGCGCAACATGCTGTTACAGTAGTCTTTAAAGCCCAAACGGTGAATAGCGAGGTTAAACTGGACGACACTAGTTCCGATGCTAAATGGTTCGATTCAGGAGAAGCGCCGGAACATCTAAAGCCGTTTTATCGGTCGATACTTTCGATGTGCGATTTACAGTTAAGGACAGATTAG
- a CDS encoding FAD-dependent oxidoreductase — translation MSEFKGQYDIVVIGAGVLGVTVTFWLSELYDCSIALIEQESEVAAHTSSRNTGVVHRPFYLNPEKKKVFARAAQKSYYLWKALAAKYGLPWRQVGTLEVAVRDSDLPVLEKYREWSQTNGMLSEEIDLLDSKEVERLEPLVSCLGAIHSKTDAVVSFKEFSEFIQSLAVENGAKFLNNTFAIGVKEGNQSVEIKVRKNGAPTTYVDCNLLINTAGGQAVDIAHMMGLAKSYTDLHFRGEYWSVNESFAPKITRNIYSVPKHKDFPFLDPHFIVRHDGRKEIGPNAVLVAGPESYKGIARSAGELVRKVFEKPINPKINLMTNRKFLSLAINEWKSSLSKKAMCGRVQQFIPSLEAKMLAARGVAGIRSSIIDSNGFVPEATQMYSEKSLHILNYNSPGATGAPAFSAYVVSTLQEKGYLDGLSRKKQSTDASFWAFEDACNIE, via the coding sequence TTGTCAGAGTTCAAGGGTCAATACGACATAGTTGTAATTGGAGCAGGAGTGTTAGGAGTCACTGTAACGTTCTGGCTTTCTGAGCTTTATGATTGTTCGATCGCGCTAATTGAGCAAGAGTCGGAGGTAGCTGCTCACACTAGTTCAAGAAATACTGGCGTAGTACATAGACCGTTTTATCTGAATCCGGAAAAGAAGAAGGTTTTCGCGAGAGCAGCCCAGAAATCATACTATCTGTGGAAGGCTTTAGCAGCAAAGTATGGTTTGCCTTGGCGGCAAGTTGGGACATTGGAGGTAGCTGTCAGGGATTCAGATCTACCAGTGCTTGAGAAGTACCGGGAGTGGAGCCAAACCAACGGTATGCTTAGCGAAGAAATAGACCTTTTAGATTCGAAGGAGGTTGAGAGACTTGAGCCCTTGGTGTCCTGCCTGGGGGCCATACATTCTAAGACTGACGCTGTTGTGAGTTTCAAGGAGTTCTCTGAATTCATTCAAAGTCTTGCAGTGGAAAATGGTGCAAAGTTCCTCAATAATACGTTTGCTATAGGCGTCAAAGAGGGTAATCAAAGCGTTGAAATAAAGGTGCGAAAGAATGGTGCACCAACAACCTACGTTGACTGTAATCTTTTGATTAATACAGCTGGGGGTCAAGCCGTAGATATAGCGCATATGATGGGGCTTGCGAAGTCGTACACGGATTTGCATTTTAGAGGTGAATATTGGTCGGTAAACGAGTCATTTGCCCCCAAGATTACGAGGAACATATATTCTGTTCCGAAACATAAAGACTTCCCTTTTCTAGATCCCCATTTCATTGTAAGGCATGACGGTAGAAAAGAGATAGGACCCAACGCAGTCTTGGTCGCTGGCCCAGAGTCCTACAAAGGGATTGCTAGAAGTGCCGGTGAGTTAGTAAGAAAGGTGTTTGAAAAGCCAATCAACCCGAAGATTAATCTGATGACTAACCGTAAGTTCTTATCACTTGCCATTAATGAATGGAAGAGTTCGCTATCTAAGAAAGCAATGTGCGGCAGAGTCCAGCAGTTCATTCCATCACTAGAAGCCAAGATGCTCGCTGCGCGAGGTGTAGCGGGTATAAGAAGCTCGATTATAGATAGTAACGGATTTGTGCCTGAAGCGACTCAGATGTACAGCGAAAAGTCGCTCCATATCTTGAACTACAACTCTCCAGGAGCAACCGGCGCACCCGCATTCTCCGCATATGTCGTGTCTACTCTCCAAGAGAAGGGGTACTTGGATGGATTATCTCGAAAGAAACAAAGTACTGATGCGTCGTTCTGGGCTTTTGAAGATGCTTGTAATATTGAATGA
- a CDS encoding cupin domain-containing protein: MSETSQLTVKKFAPDHVDERGTITNIINNEPVRSITITQSKKGSIRGNHFHKRSGKYVFVLDGKMELVVIANETEVRQTLTAGSMVWIPKNMPHAFLAVEESTALEIEPLNRDLTDAYRLDKPLIQTQKALGGVVSSNVQKSP; the protein is encoded by the coding sequence ATGAGTGAGACTAGCCAATTAACCGTAAAAAAATTTGCCCCTGACCATGTTGATGAGAGAGGCACCATTACAAATATCATTAACAACGAACCAGTGCGAAGTATAACAATAACACAATCAAAAAAGGGAAGCATAAGGGGAAATCACTTCCATAAACGGAGCGGTAAATATGTGTTTGTGCTTGATGGAAAAATGGAATTAGTAGTGATTGCCAATGAAACTGAAGTTCGGCAGACCTTGACTGCTGGAAGTATGGTCTGGATACCTAAGAATATGCCCCATGCATTCTTGGCCGTGGAGGAATCAACAGCATTAGAAATAGAACCATTGAACCGTGACCTCACCGACGCATACCGCTTGGATAAGCCATTAATTCAAACACAGAAAGCTCTTGGCGGTGTGGTCTCTAGTAACGTTCAAAAATCGCCTTGA
- a CDS encoding thiamine pyrophosphate-dependent dehydrogenase E1 component subunit alpha: MNDKQGFYKHLYKKMLRTRFVETELQKLCLTGEAGDLHFNKGQEAISTGIIAALNPNDYIVTHHRTISHTLAKGTELKPLLAEILGRANGTNKGAAGEMHFRNPKVGHLFSFQIVGTCLPVAVGVAWSVKYFRKEQAIVACFLGDASSSNAQFHEGMNIAAVKKVPLLIVCENNGLAGNIRAPVYLPVSTVSERARGYGIQSQCIDGNDIIGVYEAAKEITDIVRETQEPFFLECKTTRLCWHKQGQPDARSKEELCELAKLDPIPRLGKYLQDKEKAEIEKEVEAEVKESLEYALSSPWPSDKLESAEIEEQVVKR; encoded by the coding sequence ATGAACGATAAACAGGGTTTCTACAAGCATCTCTACAAGAAGATGCTTAGAACAAGGTTCGTAGAAACTGAACTTCAAAAGTTGTGTTTGACCGGCGAAGCTGGTGACCTCCATTTCAATAAAGGGCAAGAGGCTATCTCAACAGGAATAATTGCAGCTCTCAATCCCAACGACTATATTGTAACCCATCATCGCACTATATCGCATACCTTGGCCAAAGGTACTGAACTCAAACCGCTCTTGGCAGAAATCTTAGGGCGTGCTAACGGCACCAACAAGGGAGCAGCAGGTGAGATGCACTTCAGGAACCCAAAAGTAGGGCACCTGTTTAGCTTCCAAATCGTTGGAACCTGCCTACCAGTGGCAGTAGGTGTAGCGTGGTCCGTAAAATACTTCCGCAAAGAACAAGCAATTGTCGCGTGCTTCCTCGGAGATGCTAGTAGTAGCAATGCCCAATTCCATGAAGGGATGAATATAGCCGCTGTCAAGAAAGTGCCCCTACTAATTGTATGTGAAAACAACGGCTTGGCTGGAAATATACGAGCACCCGTGTATTTACCTGTCAGCACGGTTTCGGAAAGGGCAAGAGGCTACGGCATACAATCCCAGTGCATCGACGGTAATGATATAATAGGAGTGTATGAAGCTGCAAAAGAAATTACAGATATTGTTAGGGAGACGCAAGAGCCATTCTTTCTAGAATGCAAAACTACTAGGCTCTGTTGGCATAAGCAGGGACAACCAGACGCCCGTAGCAAGGAGGAATTATGCGAACTAGCAAAGCTAGACCCAATCCCAAGACTAGGTAAATATTTGCAAGATAAAGAGAAAGCAGAAATTGAGAAAGAGGTCGAGGCTGAAGTGAAAGAATCCCTCGAATACGCTTTATCGTCTCCTTGGCCGAGTGATAAACTAGAGTCTGCCGAAATTGAGGAACAGGTCGTGAAGCGATAG
- a CDS encoding dTDP-4-dehydrorhamnose 3,5-epimerase family protein has translation MRAKILEKHPDERGFFAEIVREDWKEFFEDKMIVQLNLAKSYPGIIKAWHRHVRGQIDYVIVLQGSFKIVAYDDNEGSETIGQLQEIISSDEVLQVVRIPGHYWHGFKAIGDKPTLFVYGVSNLYDYRNPDEGRRPWDDPSIIDPRTKKPFDWNSPPHK, from the coding sequence ATGAGAGCGAAGATACTTGAGAAGCACCCTGATGAAAGGGGATTCTTTGCGGAAATAGTGCGAGAGGATTGGAAAGAATTCTTTGAAGATAAGATGATTGTCCAGTTGAATTTGGCGAAAAGCTACCCGGGAATAATAAAGGCATGGCACAGACATGTCAGAGGACAAATCGATTACGTCATCGTGCTACAAGGATCTTTCAAAATTGTCGCATACGACGATAACGAAGGGTCTGAAACAATAGGACAATTACAAGAAATTATAAGTAGTGATGAGGTTTTGCAAGTAGTTAGAATCCCAGGCCATTATTGGCATGGTTTCAAGGCAATAGGTGATAAGCCGACTTTATTTGTTTATGGAGTAAGTAATCTTTATGATTATAGGAATCCAGATGAAGGAAGAAGACCTTGGGACGACCCTTCGATAATTGATCCGCGAACGAAAAAACCCTTTGATTGGAATAGCCCGCCCCACAAGTAG
- a CDS encoding DegT/DnrJ/EryC1/StrS family aminotransferase, which produces MLGEGPKVGQFESELKNKFGLKYVLALNSGTSALRLALAVGGVGPNDEVITTPFTALATNTSILEQGAKPVFADINYETSNIDPADIEKHITRKTKAIICVHYGGYPCDMDEINEIARDHDLLVIEDAAHALGATYKGKVIGTISKFTAFSFQAIKHITTGDGGMLTLLDSEKYEEARRRRWFGIDRAARKPSVIGYDTTFDITEAGYKYHMNDIAATIGLEQLKYFDAVFKRRAEIANIYREQLSDVNGIVLSENSSDRKNANWLFPLHVERREDFAKMMSAKGIEVSVVHWRNDRYSIFGGLRKDLPNLEKFSKTIIHIPLHQDLTDSNVEYIIDSIKGEW; this is translated from the coding sequence ATGCTGGGAGAAGGACCCAAGGTTGGTCAATTTGAAAGTGAGCTAAAAAATAAGTTTGGCTTAAAATATGTGCTTGCTTTGAACTCTGGTACCTCTGCTCTACGTCTCGCTTTAGCTGTAGGTGGGGTAGGCCCGAATGATGAGGTAATTACCACCCCATTCACAGCTTTGGCTACTAATACCTCAATACTAGAACAAGGAGCGAAACCAGTCTTCGCCGATATAAATTATGAGACATCTAACATTGACCCAGCTGATATAGAAAAGCATATCACAAGAAAGACAAAAGCCATCATTTGCGTCCATTATGGTGGTTACCCATGTGATATGGATGAGATAAATGAAATTGCTAGAGACCACGATCTATTAGTCATAGAAGATGCTGCTCACGCCTTAGGTGCCACCTATAAAGGGAAAGTTATAGGCACAATATCAAAATTCACAGCTTTTTCGTTTCAGGCAATTAAACACATTACAACTGGAGATGGCGGAATGCTGACATTACTGGATAGCGAAAAATATGAAGAGGCGCGTAGACGCAGATGGTTTGGGATAGATAGAGCAGCCCGCAAACCGTCGGTTATCGGATACGACACAACGTTCGATATAACAGAAGCGGGATACAAATACCACATGAACGATATAGCAGCTACAATTGGACTAGAACAGCTAAAGTACTTTGATGCGGTGTTCAAAAGAAGAGCAGAAATAGCAAACATTTACAGAGAACAATTGAGTGATGTTAATGGAATTGTTCTATCTGAAAATTCGTCCGATAGAAAAAATGCGAACTGGTTGTTTCCTTTACATGTTGAACGAAGAGAGGATTTTGCTAAAATGATGAGCGCGAAAGGCATTGAAGTATCAGTTGTTCATTGGAGAAACGACAGGTACAGCATTTTTGGGGGGCTGAGGAAAGATTTGCCTAACCTTGAGAAATTCTCTAAAACAATTATTCACATACCATTGCACCAAGATCTAACTGATAGTAACGTGGAATACATAATTGATTCGATTAAAGGTGAGTGGTGA
- a CDS encoding glucose-1-phosphate thymidylyltransferase, which translates to MKALLLAGGFGTRLRPLTFTGNKHTLPVANKPIITYGLDALKDAGIKDIGIITGPMGEGIEKIIGNGSSFGVQVTYIFQPEPKGIAQAIGLAETFIGGDPFVVCLGDNILQGGISRICKKFLKSDADELLLLKEIDNLQMAKRFGIAEVKDDKVVRVVEKPKDIFSNLIMIGIYMFRSKVFDAIKELKPSWRGELEITDAIQKLIDWNCKVSPYIITEKWWKDTGEPNDIIEANRLILDDLKPVNRGKVESDVSILGRVSIGSDTIIKSGSVIKGPSIIGKNCEIGPNTYVGPYTSIGDNCTIIGGDVESSIIQNQTTIDCGEKIIDSLIGANVKISNNGQVPKGKRLILGDSSVVKF; encoded by the coding sequence ATGAAAGCATTACTACTCGCGGGAGGATTTGGAACCCGGTTGAGACCACTGACTTTTACCGGAAATAAACATACGCTTCCAGTAGCTAACAAGCCAATTATCACATATGGTTTAGACGCACTGAAGGATGCAGGCATTAAAGACATAGGGATCATCACAGGCCCAATGGGGGAAGGAATTGAGAAAATAATCGGAAATGGTTCTAGTTTTGGGGTACAAGTGACTTACATCTTTCAACCTGAGCCTAAAGGAATAGCGCAAGCAATTGGACTTGCTGAAACGTTCATTGGAGGTGATCCCTTTGTTGTATGTTTAGGAGATAACATATTACAAGGAGGGATAAGTCGTATTTGCAAAAAATTCCTAAAAAGCGACGCGGACGAACTACTGCTCCTAAAAGAGATAGATAACCTTCAGATGGCTAAACGGTTCGGCATTGCTGAGGTTAAAGACGACAAAGTAGTAAGAGTTGTCGAAAAGCCCAAGGACATCTTCAGTAATCTAATAATGATTGGAATATACATGTTCAGATCAAAAGTTTTCGACGCGATCAAAGAGCTTAAACCGTCGTGGAGAGGAGAATTAGAAATAACGGACGCTATTCAGAAGTTAATTGATTGGAATTGTAAGGTTTCACCTTACATAATAACTGAGAAATGGTGGAAAGATACCGGAGAACCGAACGATATTATCGAAGCAAACCGATTAATTTTGGACGATCTAAAACCAGTCAATAGAGGAAAAGTTGAGAGTGATGTATCAATTCTTGGCAGAGTCTCAATTGGATCGGATACTATAATCAAAAGTGGGTCAGTGATAAAAGGGCCCTCGATTATAGGAAAGAACTGTGAAATTGGGCCTAATACGTATGTGGGGCCCTATACAAGCATTGGAGATAACTGTACCATTATTGGGGGGGATGTGGAATCGTCAATCATTCAGAACCAGACAACCATCGACTGCGGAGAAAAAATTATAGATAGTTTGATTGGAGCAAACGTGAAAATCTCTAATAATGGGCAAGTTCCCAAAGGAAAAAGGCTCATATTAGGGGATAGTTCAGTTGTGAAATTCTAG
- the rfbB gene encoding dTDP-glucose 4,6-dehydratase: protein MRILVTGGCGFIGSNFIRYILSRHPDYSVINMDKLTYAGRLENLKDIMNDKRYKFLKGDICIPEDVNKAVKDIDMIVNFAAETHVDRSIVSPEAFLKVDVVGTFRLLEAARHRNATKFVQISTDEVYGDIAFGKSTEKDVLNPSNPYSASKASGELITRSFWKTYGLNVNIARSSNNFGPYQYPEKLIPKLILRGLLNEPLPLYGDGLQVRNWLYVYDNCSALDLVLQNNFPGEIFNVGGNEEITNLDVAQMILSFLGKKQGVKFVGDRPGHDRRYRLDNSKLCSLGWAPRYQFKEALIETIKWYLTNKWWWEILTNDEFFKRDDPFKTG from the coding sequence TTGAGAATACTCGTTACGGGCGGTTGTGGGTTCATTGGTTCCAACTTTATTAGATATATTCTCTCCCGGCACCCCGATTATTCCGTAATAAATATGGATAAACTCACTTATGCTGGAAGACTGGAAAATCTCAAAGACATCATGAACGATAAAAGGTACAAATTTCTTAAAGGTGATATTTGTATTCCAGAGGATGTTAATAAAGCGGTAAAAGATATCGACATGATTGTAAATTTTGCTGCCGAAACCCATGTCGACCGCAGCATTGTTTCGCCAGAAGCATTCTTAAAAGTTGACGTTGTTGGTACATTTCGCTTACTCGAAGCAGCTAGGCACCGCAACGCGACCAAATTCGTACAAATATCTACAGATGAAGTATATGGCGATATAGCGTTTGGAAAATCCACAGAAAAAGATGTCCTAAACCCATCTAACCCATACAGCGCAAGCAAAGCGTCGGGGGAGCTGATCACGAGATCGTTTTGGAAAACATATGGGCTCAATGTCAATATTGCACGAAGTTCTAACAATTTTGGACCTTACCAATACCCTGAGAAACTTATCCCAAAGCTAATACTTCGCGGATTGTTGAATGAACCCCTGCCATTATACGGAGATGGTCTTCAAGTGAGAAATTGGTTATATGTTTATGACAATTGTTCTGCGTTAGATTTAGTTTTGCAAAACAACTTTCCTGGAGAAATATTTAATGTGGGTGGCAACGAAGAGATAACAAACCTAGACGTCGCTCAAATGATCTTGAGTTTTCTCGGAAAGAAACAGGGCGTAAAATTCGTCGGTGATAGACCCGGGCACGACCGTCGTTACCGGCTTGATAACTCAAAACTTTGTTCATTAGGTTGGGCACCACGATATCAATTCAAAGAAGCCCTTATCGAGACAATAAAATGGTATCTGACCAATAAGTGGTGGTGGGAAATCCTGACCAATGATGAGTTCTTTAAAAGAGATGATCCCTTCAAAACAGGCTGA